In a genomic window of Fodinibius salicampi:
- a CDS encoding transposase — protein sequence MNTTTHYAGMDIHASNTVIQSIDPKGEQVQQQEVPTRADKLISWARNYPHGQLQVILEQGTHARWVASAMAPWVDRLVICDPATNALVHRGGTKNDRTDAHKLARLLRLGEYKPVWWQPLEARHVFKSRMKMYLRQRRAKAAAIQRLTHYLRHIGVRIPTGSSRFSFRRGKEWISQISSGEHRKLAEQKLEFITYHHERSLQIFRGIREQGKNYWEIAEFAKIPGIGPVGSHLFSALLEDPHRFRRRSQVYKFCQLAVVSRSSAGQSVSRKRLDKQGYGELKAMSYRAWLSAANATNDNEVKQFWKDSCRRASSERNARLNTQRKIINVMWSLWKNGRIYDPDKF from the coding sequence ATGAATACAACTACACATTACGCAGGAATGGACATTCATGCAAGTAATACCGTCATACAGTCCATCGACCCAAAGGGGGAGCAAGTGCAACAGCAGGAGGTGCCCACCCGAGCAGACAAACTGATCAGCTGGGCTCGCAACTACCCGCATGGCCAGCTGCAGGTAATCCTTGAACAGGGTACACATGCTCGCTGGGTAGCAAGTGCCATGGCTCCGTGGGTCGACCGGCTGGTCATCTGTGATCCAGCCACCAATGCCTTGGTTCATCGCGGGGGGACTAAAAATGACCGAACCGATGCGCACAAGCTGGCTCGGTTGCTTCGACTGGGCGAATACAAGCCGGTCTGGTGGCAACCTTTGGAAGCCCGCCACGTGTTCAAATCGCGCATGAAGATGTATCTGCGCCAGCGCCGGGCCAAGGCTGCGGCCATTCAGCGATTGACCCATTATTTGCGGCATATTGGAGTGCGGATACCCACCGGCAGCAGCCGGTTTAGTTTCCGCAGGGGCAAGGAATGGATCAGTCAAATTAGCTCCGGTGAGCATCGCAAGCTCGCCGAACAGAAGCTGGAGTTTATCACCTACCACCACGAGCGGTCACTGCAAATCTTTCGGGGTATCCGCGAGCAAGGCAAAAACTACTGGGAGATTGCCGAGTTTGCCAAGATTCCCGGTATTGGGCCGGTAGGTTCCCATCTGTTTTCGGCCTTGTTGGAAGATCCCCACCGGTTTCGCCGACGCAGCCAGGTCTATAAGTTTTGCCAGTTGGCCGTTGTTAGTCGCAGTTCGGCCGGACAGTCGGTGAGCCGCAAACGCTTGGACAAACAGGGTTATGGGGAACTCAAGGCTATGAGTTATCGGGCTTGGCTGAGCGCTGCTAATGCAACGAATGACAATGAAGTTAAACAATTTTGGAAAGACAGCTGCCGCCGGGCCAGCAGTGAACGAAATGCCCGGCTCAATACCCAACGCAAAATTATTAACGTTATGTGGAGCCTATGGAAGAACGGACGGATCTATGATCCCGACAAGTTTTAA
- a CDS encoding SDR family NAD(P)-dependent oxidoreductase, translating to MNQLENKVSVVTGGNSGIGYASAKKLKKQGSTVIIISRNTAKVQKAAEELGVKGIVADVADLEAIERAVDQVKNEFGNVDILFVNAGIFQPAPIGQITEEMFDHQMGINFKGAVFTIEKFLPILNDGASIINLASVNAYAGMSNTAVYAASKAALNSYTRIAATELAPRNIRINSVNPGPVSTPIFGKTAMSEEQIDGFAEAMQDRIPLNRFGEPEDIAELVSFLASDKASFITGGEYNIDGGININPLIG from the coding sequence ATGAATCAGTTAGAAAATAAAGTTTCCGTGGTTACCGGTGGTAACAGCGGAATTGGATATGCATCCGCCAAGAAATTAAAGAAACAAGGATCAACAGTTATCATTATCAGCAGAAACACCGCAAAAGTACAAAAGGCTGCTGAAGAGCTTGGTGTCAAAGGTATTGTTGCTGATGTTGCGGATCTGGAAGCTATTGAAAGGGCAGTAGATCAGGTTAAAAATGAATTTGGCAATGTCGATATTTTGTTCGTAAATGCCGGAATTTTCCAACCCGCACCGATAGGTCAAATAACTGAAGAGATGTTTGATCATCAAATGGGTATTAATTTTAAAGGGGCTGTTTTTACCATAGAAAAATTCTTACCGATATTAAACGACGGAGCCAGTATTATCAATCTGGCATCTGTAAATGCTTACGCGGGAATGTCGAACACTGCTGTATATGCAGCGTCTAAAGCAGCTTTAAATTCCTATACACGCATAGCTGCTACAGAATTAGCACCCAGAAATATTCGTATCAATTCGGTAAATCCGGGTCCGGTATCCACACCAATATTTGGCAAAACCGCTATGAGCGAAGAACAGATTGATGGTTTTGCTGAGGCTATGCAAGATCGTATTCCGTTAAACCGTTTTGGTGAGCCGGAAGATATTGCTGAGCTGGTAAGCTTTTTGGCTTCTGACAAAGCCTCCTTTATTACTGGTGGAGAATACAATATAGATGGAGGTATTAATATAAATCCTTTAATCGGGTAA
- a CDS encoding TetR/AcrR family transcriptional regulator, producing the protein MPRAKLFDEKEVLIKAMNLFWKNGYYDTSAQDLVDELGISRSSLYDTFGGKKQLFEKAFQLYRDENLKAVSQLLASHKDVKVGFLALFEKAIEESKKDKEAKGCFVVNTTAELVPNDHSFLKDLQENQQKFVETFRGYLKEGVEKGQIPADKELEAIARLFYTFYSGLKIVSKVSFNEQETLQSVENLLSILD; encoded by the coding sequence ATGCCAAGAGCTAAGTTATTTGACGAAAAAGAAGTGCTTATTAAGGCCATGAATCTCTTTTGGAAAAATGGCTATTATGATACTTCTGCGCAGGATTTAGTGGATGAGTTGGGAATTAGCCGGTCTAGCTTGTACGATACCTTCGGTGGAAAAAAGCAGCTGTTTGAAAAGGCTTTTCAGCTTTATAGAGATGAAAACTTAAAAGCCGTTTCTCAGCTTCTTGCATCACACAAAGATGTTAAGGTTGGTTTTCTGGCGCTGTTTGAAAAGGCCATTGAGGAATCAAAAAAGGATAAGGAGGCAAAGGGGTGTTTTGTTGTTAATACAACTGCTGAGTTGGTTCCAAATGATCATTCTTTTCTTAAAGACCTACAAGAAAACCAACAGAAGTTTGTAGAAACTTTTCGTGGTTACTTGAAAGAAGGTGTGGAAAAAGGTCAAATACCTGCCGATAAAGAGTTGGAGGCCATAGCCAGGCTTTTTTACACTTTTTACAGTGGACTCAAAATTGTAAGTAAAGTAAGTTTCAACGAGCAGGAAACACTACAGTCGGTGGAAAATTTATTGTCAATATTGGATTGA
- a CDS encoding 6-bladed beta-propeller, with protein MMKLKTQYHWGLLVFTAFIFFSCSSDNKLHTVDKIKPEVLAKPQLFIDFEQNGMVQPSSIEMLGKSRIAVLDSKLNEVLVFNDHGAFEFRFGGKGKGPGEFSRPQYIDQSRASINVIDAELQRVNQFNYSGDFERSFTFEENPYDGKMAVMGVGKYFVGAIGANGSLIKLVDTTKDTVNYFGEALGEENPPQRLEIARQTLAGGEIPGMYKNQVTLYLDGKHLYVFLEAYSRIQKYSIDGRLLWETAVDLPVNKLIFQKAVERAKKAPTDVLPSYRYITSMKVVDGRVFLLWMPVEDHPRKLVRINKNGEITTIYHVPEKEPTFFDFAIDSSDNKLYLSAPQIGQVYQTNLEI; from the coding sequence ATGATGAAATTAAAAACTCAATATCACTGGGGACTCTTAGTTTTCACAGCTTTTATTTTTTTTAGCTGTAGTTCAGACAATAAATTACATACCGTAGATAAAATTAAACCAGAGGTTCTGGCAAAGCCTCAATTGTTTATAGATTTTGAGCAGAACGGGATGGTTCAACCTTCCTCCATTGAGATGCTGGGGAAGTCCCGTATAGCCGTGTTAGATAGCAAGCTAAACGAGGTTTTAGTTTTTAACGATCATGGAGCCTTTGAGTTTCGGTTTGGAGGTAAAGGCAAAGGTCCCGGGGAGTTTTCCCGTCCCCAGTACATTGACCAAAGCCGGGCATCCATCAACGTGATAGATGCCGAGTTGCAACGGGTGAATCAGTTCAACTATTCTGGAGATTTTGAACGCAGCTTCACTTTTGAAGAAAACCCATACGATGGTAAGATGGCGGTAATGGGCGTGGGAAAATACTTTGTCGGTGCGATAGGAGCAAATGGAAGTTTGATTAAACTAGTCGACACTACAAAAGATACCGTCAATTATTTTGGGGAAGCACTTGGTGAAGAAAATCCACCGCAGCGTCTAGAAATTGCCAGGCAAACCCTGGCCGGTGGGGAAATCCCAGGAATGTATAAAAACCAGGTTACTCTTTATCTTGATGGTAAGCATCTATATGTCTTCCTTGAAGCTTACAGTCGCATTCAAAAATATTCGATTGATGGAAGGCTTCTCTGGGAAACCGCTGTGGATTTACCCGTGAATAAGCTAATATTTCAAAAAGCGGTGGAGCGAGCTAAAAAGGCACCCACCGATGTGCTCCCCTCCTACAGGTATATTACAAGCATGAAAGTAGTCGATGGACGCGTTTTCTTGCTGTGGATGCCTGTCGAAGACCACCCCAGAAAATTGGTGAGAATCAACAAGAATGGAGAAATTACTACTATTTATCACGTCCCAGAAAAGGAACCTACATTTTTTGATTTTGCCATTGATTCGTCTGACAACAAGCTTTATTTGAGTGCCCCACAAATTGGCCAGGTGTATCAGACCAATTTGGAAATTTAG